The proteins below come from a single Papaver somniferum cultivar HN1 chromosome 11, ASM357369v1, whole genome shotgun sequence genomic window:
- the LOC113320456 gene encoding protein CDI-like, which produces MNSGNGDVVHHPSDNGNQKNVFKIFVGYDTREDLAYEVCKRSILKRASIPVEVIPIKQSDLRSDGLYWRERGATESTEFSFSRFLTPYLANYQGWAMFVDCDVLYTADIKELTELIDDRYALMCVQHDYTPKESSKMDGAAQTVYPRKNWSSMVLYNCGHPKNKILTPELVNTQTGAFLHRFTWLEDNEIGSLPFIWNFLVGHNEVDENDPSTQPKAIHYTTGGPWFETCKNCEFADLWLTEMEAYYKETNQV; this is translated from the coding sequence ATGAATTCGGGTAATGGAGATGTGGTTCACCACCCTAGTGATAATGGAAACCAAAAAAATGTGTTTAAGATCTTTGTCGGATACGATACCCGTGAAGATCTTGCTTATGAGGTTTGTAAGCGCTCGATCTTGAAACGAGCTTCAATTCCTGTTGAAGTAATTCCTATTAAGCAATCAGATCTAAGGAGCGACGGTTTATACTGGCGCGAAAGAGGTGCGACTGAAAGCACAGAATTCTCGTTCTCTCGTTTCTTAACACCGTATCTCGCAAATTATCAAGGATGGGCGATGTTTGTCGACTGTGATGTTCTATATACTGCCGATATTAAAGAACTAACTGAGCTTATCGATGATAGGTACGCGCTTATGTGTGTGCAACATGATTATACCCCAAAGGAAAGTAGTAAAATGGATGGAGCTGCTCAAACTGTATACCCAAGAAAGAACTGGTCTTCAATGGTTTTGTATAATTGTGGTCATCCAAAAAATAAGATTTTGACGCCCGAATTAGTGAATACCCAAACAGGTGCTTTTCTTCATCGCTTCACGTGGCTTGAAGATAATGAAATTGGATCGCTCCCTTTTATTTGGAATTTTCTCGTGGGTCATAATGAGGTCGATGAGAATGATCCTTCCACACAACCAAAAGCTATACATTATACTACTGGTGGACCTTGGTTTGAGACGTGCAAGAATTGCGAATTTGCGGATCTTTGGTTGACTGAAATGGAAGCCTATTACAAGGAAACAAACCAAGTTTGA